A window from Streptomyces sp. NBC_00335 encodes these proteins:
- a CDS encoding beta-N-acetylglucosaminidase domain-containing protein: protein MRGSKRATATAAAVAVIGALLSGSAVVGPPTAFAAPTAPDTPEAPGAPAPGTAAAPAALRDPGPLPAAPVLDPGSDPARAAAEGPAVYPRPQSAAVDPARAVPLGAEAVLVLPADVDPYAAQLVRDALHGAGVRTLHERAGGEPLPGAGPVIRLQGPHDENDESTEQALRALGADAAGDLPAGGYRLAVGRVEGRDTVALAGVGEDGLFHAAQTLRQLLAQGGGKVPGVLVRDWPTAPVRGITEGFYGTPWTAAQRLAQVEFMGRTKLNRLLLAPGDDPYRTTEWRRDYPAAQAAELRELAERARANKVVLGWAVAPGQSMCLASSADRAALARKLDAMWDLGFRAFQVQFQDVSYTEWGCRTDRERYGKGPAAAAKAHAEVAGELAAHLARRYPGAPALSLLPTEYYQEGATPYRTALAEALDGRVEVAWTGVGVVPRTITGQEMNGARSALGQHPLVTMDNYPVNDWDPGRIFLGPYAGRDPVVAGGSAAVLANAMPQGTLSRIPLFTAADFTWNPRGYRAADSWAAAVASLAGPDPKAREALAALAGNNASSGLAQPESAYLVPLMEEFWRARSSGDPAAGDRLRAAFRVLREAPDRLPALAQEAGPWLSRLARYGAAGELALDVLQAQARGDGAAAWRASQALTGARAALSGAEAARVDKAVLDPFLARAAAEADAWTGAAREPGTVTRQADAWTVELSGARPVSVVTVMTDPLPPGSRGAVIEARVPGEGWRKVAEAAASGWTQVDVGGLRADAVRLVWSGPAPAVHGVVPWTEDGPEARFELADSVDAEIGGAPQRIPAELSALRPGEVRGPLSAKPPAGISVTLPESAAAARGTTATVPVQVAVAAGTAPGTYEVPVTFGSQTHTLKVRAHPRTAGPNLLRSAVASSSADETPAFPAAGALDDSPATRWSSPAVDGAWWQAELAAPARIGLLRLRWQEAYPSRFRVETSADGVAWHPSAAVASRGGVDSVHLDPAAPEARFVRVTCETRATRYGCSLLGAEAFAVAP from the coding sequence ATCAGGGGCAGCAAGCGGGCCACGGCGACCGCCGCGGCGGTCGCCGTCATCGGCGCCCTGCTGAGCGGCTCGGCGGTGGTGGGTCCCCCCACCGCCTTCGCCGCACCCACTGCGCCGGACACTCCGGAGGCACCGGGCGCGCCCGCGCCGGGCACCGCCGCGGCTCCCGCGGCGCTGCGCGACCCGGGCCCCCTCCCCGCCGCCCCCGTGCTCGACCCCGGCTCCGATCCGGCGCGCGCCGCCGCCGAGGGGCCCGCGGTGTATCCCCGGCCGCAGTCGGCGGCCGTCGACCCGGCGCGCGCGGTGCCGCTGGGCGCCGAGGCCGTCCTGGTGCTGCCCGCGGACGTGGACCCGTACGCCGCCCAGCTGGTGCGCGACGCCCTGCACGGGGCGGGCGTACGGACCCTGCACGAGCGGGCCGGCGGGGAACCGCTGCCCGGCGCGGGACCCGTCATACGGCTCCAGGGGCCGCACGACGAGAACGACGAGAGCACGGAGCAGGCGCTGCGGGCCCTGGGCGCGGACGCGGCCGGCGACCTGCCGGCCGGCGGCTACCGGCTGGCGGTGGGCCGCGTCGAGGGGCGGGACACGGTCGCGCTGGCGGGCGTGGGCGAGGACGGGCTGTTCCACGCGGCGCAGACGCTGCGTCAACTGCTCGCCCAGGGCGGCGGGAAGGTGCCCGGCGTCCTCGTACGGGACTGGCCGACGGCCCCGGTGCGCGGGATCACGGAGGGGTTCTACGGGACTCCGTGGACGGCCGCCCAGCGGCTCGCGCAGGTGGAGTTCATGGGCCGCACCAAGCTGAACCGGCTGCTGCTCGCGCCCGGTGACGACCCGTACCGGACCACGGAGTGGCGCCGCGACTACCCGGCGGCGCAGGCGGCGGAGCTGCGGGAGCTGGCCGAGCGGGCGCGCGCCAACAAGGTGGTGCTCGGCTGGGCGGTGGCGCCCGGGCAGTCGATGTGCCTGGCGTCCTCGGCGGACCGGGCGGCGCTCGCCCGCAAGCTGGACGCCATGTGGGACCTGGGATTCCGGGCGTTCCAGGTGCAGTTCCAGGACGTCAGTTACACCGAGTGGGGCTGCCGGACCGACCGGGAGCGGTACGGCAAGGGCCCGGCGGCGGCCGCGAAGGCGCACGCGGAGGTCGCGGGCGAGCTGGCCGCGCACCTGGCCCGGCGCTACCCGGGGGCGCCCGCGCTGTCGCTGCTGCCCACGGAGTACTACCAGGAGGGCGCGACGCCCTACCGGACCGCACTGGCCGAGGCCCTGGACGGCCGGGTGGAAGTGGCCTGGACGGGCGTCGGCGTGGTGCCGCGCACCATCACCGGGCAGGAGATGAACGGGGCGCGCTCGGCCCTCGGGCAGCACCCGCTGGTCACCATGGACAACTACCCGGTCAACGACTGGGATCCGGGCCGGATCTTCCTCGGCCCGTACGCGGGACGGGACCCGGTGGTCGCGGGCGGTTCGGCGGCCGTGCTGGCCAACGCCATGCCCCAGGGCACGCTGTCGCGCATCCCGCTGTTCACCGCGGCCGACTTCACGTGGAACCCGCGCGGCTACCGGGCCGCCGACTCCTGGGCGGCGGCCGTGGCCTCGCTCGCCGGACCCGACCCCAAGGCGCGGGAGGCGCTGGCCGCACTGGCCGGGAACAACGCCTCCTCCGGCCTCGCCCAGCCCGAGTCCGCCTACCTGGTCCCGCTCATGGAGGAGTTCTGGCGGGCCCGGAGCTCCGGCGACCCGGCGGCGGGCGATCGGCTGCGCGCCGCCTTCCGCGTCCTGCGCGAGGCCCCGGACCGGCTGCCCGCGCTCGCGCAGGAGGCGGGGCCCTGGCTGTCGCGGCTCGCGCGCTACGGGGCCGCCGGAGAGCTGGCGCTCGACGTCCTCCAGGCACAGGCCCGCGGGGACGGAGCGGCCGCCTGGCGGGCCTCACAGGCCCTCACAGGCGCCCGCGCGGCACTGTCCGGGGCGGAAGCCGCCCGGGTCGACAAGGCGGTACTGGACCCCTTCCTGGCGCGGGCCGCGGCCGAGGCCGACGCGTGGACCGGCGCGGCCCGCGAGCCGGGCACGGTGACCCGGCAGGCCGACGCGTGGACGGTCGAGCTGTCCGGGGCCCGGCCGGTGTCGGTGGTGACCGTGATGACCGACCCGCTGCCGCCCGGCAGCCGGGGCGCCGTGATCGAGGCCCGCGTACCGGGAGAGGGCTGGCGCAAGGTCGCGGAGGCGGCGGCGTCGGGCTGGACCCAGGTGGACGTGGGCGGCCTACGGGCCGACGCGGTCCGGCTGGTCTGGTCGGGCCCGGCTCCGGCCGTGCACGGCGTGGTCCCGTGGACGGAGGACGGCCCGGAGGCCCGCTTCGAGCTGGCCGACAGCGTGGACGCGGAGATCGGCGGGGCCCCGCAGCGGATCCCGGCGGAGCTGTCCGCGCTGCGTCCCGGCGAGGTCCGCGGGCCCCTGTCGGCGAAGCCGCCGGCGGGGATCTCCGTAACGCTGCCGGAGAGCGCGGCGGCCGCGCGCGGTACGACGGCGACCGTCCCGGTTCAGGTCGCGGTGGCCGCGGGCACGGCGCCGGGCACCTACGAGGTTCCGGTCACCTTCGGCTCCCAGACGCACACGCTGAAGGTCCGCGCCCATCCGCGCACGGCCGGCCCGAACCTGCTGCGCTCCGCCGTGGCCTCCTCCTCGGCGGACGAGACCCCGGCGTTCCCCGCGGCGGGGGCGCTGGACGATTCCCCGGCCACCCGGTGGTCCTCGCCCGCGGTCGACGGGGCCTGGTGGCAGGCGGAGCTGGCGGCTCCGGCGCGGATCGGACTGCTGCGGCTGCGCTGGCAGGAGGCGTACCCGTCCCGGTTCCGGGTGGAGACCTCGGCGGACGGTGTCGCCTGGCATCCGTCTGCGGCGGTCGCCTCGCGCGGCGGGGTGGACTCCGTCCACCTGGACCCGGCGGCTCCGGAAGCCCGCTTCGTCCGCGTCACCTGCGAGACCCGAGCCACCCGCTACGGCTGCAGCCTGCTGGGCGCCGAAGCCTTCGCGGTGGCCCCGTAG
- a CDS encoding 4-alpha-glucanotransferase, with amino-acid sequence MDDLARLAALYGVATTYQPAEDVTLRVPEATVAAVLRQLGVNTDTPESVRAHLAAAEHDAAHRLLPRVLVWWAGSRPPVELGALPPGTRTRLEAEAEGDGPPEAAGRAVPQEPPAAWSAADAGEPPLGVHRVHAEAPDGRTATATLIVAPDRAPAAPERTHGLLVQLYSVLSERSWGMGDLGDLAELARWAGRVHGAGFVQVNPLHAAVPGTPTDPSPYRPSSRRFPDPVHLRIEDVPEYADCPDRAALAELADRGARLRREVLEKGALIDRDAVWSLKRAALELLYAVPRSPEREAAYENFRAEQGAELDLHAAWCAGHAGEDPKARADFHRWLVWLTDTQLAAAQRAAKDAGMAIGIVHDLAVGVHPQGSDTFGLPFYAKGCSVGAPPDAFNARGQDWGLPPWRPDRLASAGYAPLRALLRGVFRYAGALRIDHVMGLFRLWWIPEGTPPAEGAYVSYDGEAMLALLVLEAHRAGALVIGEDLGTVQPGVRQALARRGVLGTSVLWFERDWGGDGEPLEPERWRADCLATVTTHDLPPTAAKLAGSHVELRDRLGLLTRPAERERAEDEADTARWLDVLEDLGLDTKGEEAAVRSLYGFLLRTPARLVGVWLPDAVGDRRPQNLPGTWDQYPNWRLPVADAEGRPLTLEALAASPRANALLGAVRGAAGTRTAPPGARGV; translated from the coding sequence ATGGACGACCTCGCCCGGCTCGCGGCCCTGTACGGAGTCGCCACCACCTACCAGCCCGCCGAGGACGTCACCCTCCGGGTCCCGGAGGCCACCGTCGCCGCCGTGCTGCGGCAGCTGGGGGTGAACACGGACACCCCGGAGTCCGTACGGGCGCACCTGGCCGCGGCCGAACACGACGCGGCCCACCGGCTGTTGCCGCGCGTGCTGGTGTGGTGGGCCGGGTCCCGGCCGCCCGTGGAGCTGGGCGCGCTCCCGCCGGGGACCCGGACGCGGCTGGAGGCGGAGGCCGAGGGGGACGGGCCGCCCGAGGCGGCGGGCCGCGCGGTCCCGCAGGAGCCGCCGGCGGCCTGGAGCGCGGCCGACGCGGGGGAGCCGCCGCTCGGCGTGCACCGGGTCCACGCCGAGGCCCCCGACGGCCGCACCGCCACCGCCACCCTGATCGTGGCCCCCGACCGGGCCCCGGCGGCGCCCGAGCGCACCCACGGGCTGCTCGTCCAGCTCTACTCCGTGCTCTCCGAACGCTCCTGGGGCATGGGCGACCTGGGCGACCTGGCGGAGCTGGCGCGCTGGGCGGGGCGCGTCCACGGAGCCGGCTTCGTCCAGGTCAACCCGCTGCACGCGGCCGTGCCCGGCACCCCGACCGACCCCTCCCCGTACCGGCCGTCCTCGCGCCGCTTCCCCGACCCGGTGCACCTGCGGATCGAGGACGTCCCCGAGTACGCCGACTGCCCGGACCGGGCCGCCCTCGCGGAACTCGCCGACCGGGGCGCCCGGTTGCGGCGCGAGGTGCTGGAGAAGGGGGCGCTGATCGACCGGGACGCCGTCTGGTCCCTCAAGCGGGCCGCCCTGGAGCTGCTGTACGCCGTCCCGCGCAGCCCCGAACGGGAGGCGGCCTACGAAAACTTCCGCGCCGAGCAGGGCGCGGAGCTGGACCTGCACGCCGCCTGGTGCGCCGGGCACGCGGGGGAGGATCCGAAGGCGCGGGCCGACTTCCACCGCTGGCTGGTCTGGCTGACGGACACCCAGCTCGCCGCCGCCCAGCGGGCCGCCAAGGACGCCGGGATGGCGATCGGCATCGTGCACGACCTGGCCGTCGGGGTGCATCCGCAGGGCTCGGACACCTTCGGGCTGCCCTTCTACGCCAAGGGCTGCTCCGTCGGCGCCCCGCCGGACGCCTTCAACGCGCGCGGCCAGGACTGGGGGCTGCCCCCGTGGCGGCCCGACCGGCTGGCCTCGGCCGGGTACGCGCCGCTGCGGGCCCTGCTGCGGGGGGTGTTCCGGTACGCCGGCGCCCTGCGCATCGACCACGTCATGGGACTGTTCCGGCTCTGGTGGATCCCGGAGGGGACCCCGCCCGCCGAAGGCGCGTACGTCTCGTACGACGGGGAGGCGATGCTCGCCCTGCTGGTCCTGGAGGCGCACCGGGCGGGAGCCCTGGTCATCGGAGAGGACCTCGGCACCGTGCAGCCGGGGGTCCGTCAGGCGCTGGCCCGGCGCGGGGTGCTGGGCACCTCGGTGCTCTGGTTCGAACGGGACTGGGGCGGGGACGGGGAGCCGCTGGAGCCGGAGCGCTGGCGGGCCGACTGCCTGGCCACCGTGACCACCCACGATCTGCCGCCCACGGCCGCCAAACTGGCCGGCTCCCACGTGGAACTGCGCGACCGGCTGGGCCTGCTGACCCGTCCGGCGGAGCGGGAGCGCGCCGAGGACGAGGCCGACACCGCGCGCTGGCTGGACGTACTGGAGGACCTCGGGCTCGACACCAAGGGCGAGGAGGCCGCCGTACGGTCCCTGTACGGGTTCCTGTTGCGCACCCCGGCCCGGCTGGTGGGGGTCTGGCTGCCCGACGCGGTGGGGGACCGGCGGCCGCAGAACCTGCCCGGCACCTGGGACCAGTACCCCAACTGGCGGCTCCCGGTCGCCGACGCGGAGGGCCGGCCGCTGACCCTGGAGGCACTGGCCGCCTCGCCGCGGGCGAACGCCCTGCTGGGGGCGGTGCGGGGGGCGGCGGGAACCCGTACGGCACCCCCGGGCGCGCGCGGCGTTTAG
- a CDS encoding MarR family winged helix-turn-helix transcriptional regulator: MTDKDPVDAIADQWFAVRPDLDTAPMAVFGRIYRISKAMGDAMEKAYARYGISRGEFDVVATLRRSGSPYTLSPRQLSATLMLTTGGMTGRLDKLEKAGLLRRSPDPDDRRGLRVTITDRGLALIDEAVEAGLEVQHEALTGLDAAETEALTGLLRKVMAGVP; the protein is encoded by the coding sequence ATGACCGACAAAGACCCCGTCGACGCGATCGCCGACCAGTGGTTCGCGGTGCGCCCCGATCTGGACACCGCGCCGATGGCCGTCTTCGGCCGGATCTACCGGATCTCCAAAGCCATGGGCGACGCAATGGAGAAGGCCTACGCGCGCTACGGAATCTCGCGCGGGGAGTTCGACGTCGTGGCCACGCTGCGCCGGAGCGGAAGCCCGTACACCCTCTCGCCCCGCCAGCTCTCGGCCACGCTGATGCTGACCACGGGCGGGATGACGGGACGGCTGGACAAGCTGGAGAAGGCCGGGCTGCTCCGCCGGAGCCCCGATCCGGACGACCGGCGGGGGCTGCGGGTGACGATCACCGACCGGGGCCTCGCGCTCATCGACGAGGCGGTCGAGGCGGGACTGGAGGTGCAGCACGAAGCGCTCACCGGGCTCGACGCGGCGGAGACCGAGGCGCTCACCGGCCTGCTGCGCAAGGTGATGGCAGGAGTCCCTTAG
- a CDS encoding EamA family transporter gives MKRLAALALTALAPISWGSTYFVASELLPPDRPLFTGVMRALPAGLLLTALARKLPTGQWWWKAAVLGGLNIGAFFPLLFLSAYRLPGGVAAVLGSAGPLFVVGLAALLLGERARLRTVLAAVVAAFGVGMVVLTAQAQLDPVGLVAGVVSSASMGAGIVMTKRWGRPEGVGPLAMTGWQLTAGGLIIIPVAALVEGAPPVLDGEAFLGYGYMMLINTGIAYWLWFRGIGQLTATSVTLLGPLSPLTAAVIGWAALGQELSPVQVLGMVIAFGATVAGQLAAGAPRPKTAPFSSAEETNRNVSMDLTGASVRR, from the coding sequence GTGAAGCGCCTCGCCGCCCTCGCACTGACCGCCCTCGCCCCCATCTCCTGGGGCTCCACCTACTTCGTGGCCTCCGAGCTGCTGCCGCCCGACCGGCCGCTGTTCACCGGGGTCATGCGGGCCCTGCCCGCCGGGCTGCTGCTCACCGCCCTCGCGCGGAAACTGCCCACGGGGCAGTGGTGGTGGAAGGCCGCGGTCCTCGGCGGGCTCAACATCGGCGCCTTCTTCCCGCTCCTCTTCCTCTCCGCCTACCGCCTGCCCGGCGGGGTCGCCGCCGTACTGGGCTCCGCGGGGCCGCTGTTCGTCGTGGGGCTCGCCGCCCTCCTCCTGGGCGAGCGGGCCCGGCTTCGGACCGTGCTCGCGGCCGTCGTGGCGGCCTTCGGCGTCGGCATGGTGGTGCTGACCGCGCAGGCGCAGCTCGACCCGGTCGGGCTGGTGGCCGGCGTCGTCTCCTCCGCCTCGATGGGTGCGGGCATCGTCATGACCAAGCGCTGGGGGCGGCCGGAGGGCGTCGGCCCGCTGGCCATGACCGGCTGGCAGCTCACCGCGGGCGGACTGATCATCATCCCGGTCGCCGCCCTGGTGGAAGGGGCGCCGCCGGTCCTCGACGGTGAGGCCTTCCTCGGCTACGGCTACATGATGCTGATCAACACCGGCATCGCGTACTGGCTCTGGTTCCGCGGCATCGGACAGCTCACCGCCACCTCGGTCACCCTCCTCGGCCCGCTCTCGCCGCTCACCGCGGCCGTCATCGGCTGGGCCGCCCTGGGGCAGGAGCTGTCGCCGGTGCAGGTGCTGGGCATGGTGATCGCCTTCGGTGCCACCGTCGCGGGGCAGCTCGCCGCGGGCGCGCCGCGACCGAAGACCGCACCGTTCAGTTCTGCTGAAGAAACCAATCGAAATGTTTCGATGGACCTGACGGGTGCCTCGGTGCGACGGTAG
- a CDS encoding DMT family transporter, giving the protein MAVTDRVRTVPQEARQEAHEEVQQEALPGKAKKGAAGLGVLLALIATVVWSGSFVATRGMADSIPPVQAVFWRWVIATVAVAPFAARQAWQQRALIRKHFGYIALATLFGVTLYNTLVHQAGLTTSASNMGMIMAASPVIMALYARLGGEKLGARRTFGLALAALGVLLLVGKGSIRFDFAAGDLWMFGAALSFATYSALLKRKPAELGGLAFLLTTFVLGALMLAPVYAVSVGVQGGFQVTPSTAGMLLYVGVFSSAVAFFAWNKAVAMIGAARAGVVYYLQPVCVAGLGLLLLGETTGPTQLLCMALILGGVGLGARR; this is encoded by the coding sequence GTGGCCGTCACGGACCGCGTCCGCACCGTCCCGCAGGAAGCCCGGCAGGAAGCCCACGAGGAAGTCCAGCAGGAAGCACTGCCCGGCAAGGCGAAGAAGGGAGCCGCCGGTCTCGGCGTCCTCCTCGCCCTGATCGCCACGGTCGTCTGGTCCGGCAGCTTCGTCGCCACCCGGGGCATGGCGGACAGCATCCCGCCCGTCCAGGCCGTCTTCTGGCGCTGGGTGATCGCCACCGTGGCCGTCGCCCCCTTCGCCGCCCGGCAGGCCTGGCAGCAGCGGGCCCTGATCCGCAAGCACTTCGGCTACATCGCCCTGGCCACCCTCTTCGGCGTCACCCTCTACAACACGCTCGTCCACCAGGCCGGACTGACCACCTCCGCATCCAACATGGGCATGATCATGGCCGCCTCGCCGGTCATCATGGCCCTGTACGCCCGGCTCGGCGGCGAGAAGCTCGGAGCCCGGCGCACCTTCGGACTGGCCCTCGCGGCCCTCGGCGTGCTCCTCCTGGTCGGCAAGGGGTCCATCCGCTTCGACTTCGCCGCCGGCGACCTGTGGATGTTCGGCGCCGCCCTGTCCTTCGCCACGTACAGCGCGCTCCTCAAGCGCAAGCCCGCCGAACTGGGCGGCCTCGCCTTCCTGCTCACCACCTTCGTGCTCGGCGCACTGATGCTCGCCCCCGTCTACGCCGTGTCCGTCGGCGTCCAGGGCGGCTTCCAGGTCACCCCCTCCACCGCCGGAATGCTCCTGTACGTCGGCGTCTTCTCCTCCGCCGTCGCCTTCTTCGCCTGGAACAAGGCCGTCGCGATGATCGGCGCCGCCCGCGCCGGAGTCGTCTACTACCTCCAGCCCGTCTGCGTCGCGGGCCTCGGCCTGCTGCTCCTCGGCGAGACCACCGGCCCGACGCAGCTCCTCTGCATGGCGCTGATCCTGGGCGGCGTGGGTCTGGGTGCCCGGCGGTAG
- a CDS encoding LysR family transcriptional regulator, with the protein MIEWDIKKLRILRTLAEQGTVTATAEALHMTPSAVSQQLTNLARMLGVPLLEAQGRRVRLTDAAHLVLRHAEAVFAQLERADAELTGYLAGEAGEVRIGAFSTAVPVLVVPAVAALRRSHPGVEVRVRETEAAESYELLSAGVVDLALSLAAHAPTARDPRFTRRTLLEDPLDVALPPEHPLAGAGELRLADLSGDPWIYGGSGPWSEITRNACEAAGFVPEQAHSASGWTAILAMVEAGMGVALVPRMVASRAAGVAVRGLPHDRPTRHVIAALRRGSESAPAVAHVLAALRSVATARP; encoded by the coding sequence ATGATCGAGTGGGACATCAAGAAGCTGCGGATCCTGCGGACCCTCGCCGAACAGGGGACCGTGACCGCGACGGCCGAGGCGCTGCACATGACGCCCTCGGCCGTTTCGCAGCAGCTGACCAACCTCGCCAGGATGCTCGGGGTCCCGCTGCTGGAGGCCCAAGGCCGCCGGGTCCGCCTCACCGACGCCGCGCACCTCGTACTGCGGCACGCGGAGGCCGTGTTCGCGCAGCTGGAGCGGGCCGACGCGGAACTCACCGGATACCTCGCGGGGGAAGCGGGGGAGGTCCGGATCGGGGCCTTCTCCACCGCCGTACCGGTCCTCGTGGTCCCGGCGGTCGCGGCCCTCAGGCGCTCGCACCCCGGCGTGGAGGTCCGCGTACGGGAGACCGAGGCGGCCGAGTCCTACGAGCTGCTGTCCGCCGGAGTCGTCGACCTCGCGCTCTCCCTCGCGGCGCACGCCCCGACCGCCCGCGATCCCCGCTTCACCCGCCGGACCCTGCTGGAGGACCCCCTCGACGTGGCCCTGCCGCCGGAGCATCCGCTGGCCGGGGCGGGGGAGCTGCGGCTCGCGGACCTGTCCGGGGACCCGTGGATCTACGGGGGCTCCGGCCCCTGGTCGGAGATCACCCGCAATGCGTGCGAGGCGGCCGGGTTCGTGCCCGAACAGGCCCACTCGGCGTCCGGGTGGACCGCGATCCTGGCCATGGTCGAGGCGGGCATGGGGGTCGCGCTGGTTCCCCGCATGGTGGCGAGCCGCGCGGCCGGCGTCGCCGTCCGGGGCCTGCCCCACGACCGGCCCACCCGGCACGTCATCGCCGCCCTGCGGCGGGGCTCCGAATCCGCCCCGGCCGTGGCCCACGTCCTGGCGGCCCTGCGCTCCGTCGCCACCGCCCGGCCGTAG
- the pepN gene encoding aminopeptidase N yields MPGTNLTREEAQQRAKLLSVDSYEIELDLSGAQEGGTYPSVTTVRFQSAEAGAETFIDLVAPAVHEVVLNGKSLDVAAVFRDSRIALAHLAAGANELRVVADCAYTNTGEGLHRFVDPVDEQAYLYTQFEVPDARRVFASFEQPDLKATFRFTVTAPAGWTVISNSPTPDAPADNVWRFEPTPRISTYITALIVGPYHAVHSSYEGADGQSVPLGIYCRPSLAEFLDADEIFDVTRQGFTWFQEKFAYDYPFAKYDQLFVPEFNAGAMENAGAVTIRDQYVFRSKVTDAAYETRAETILHELAHMWFGDLVTMEWWNDLWLNESFATYTSIACQAYAEGSKWPHAWTSFANSMKTWAYRQDQLPSTHPIMADIRDLDDVLVNFDGITYAKGASVLKQLVAYVGQDAFFKGVQAYFKAHAFGNTRLSDLLGALEETSGRDLTAWSKAWLETAGINILRPEIETDENGSITAFAVRQEAPALPAGAKGEPVLRPHRIAVGLYDLADGKLVRGERIELDIDGDLTAVPELIGRTRPAVVLLNDDDLSYAKVRLDEVSLANVTAHLGDFTESLPRALCWASAWDMTRDGELATRDYLALVLSGIGKESDIGVVQSLHRQVKLAIELYADPAWRDQGLATWTEASLEHLRAAEPGSDHQLAWARAFAATARTEEQLTYLAALLDGSAEVKGLAVDTELRWAFLERLVATGVADEAAIAAELERDKTAAGERHAATARAARPTAEAKAEAWASVVEGDSLPNAVQEAVIGGFVQTDQRELLAPYTAKYFAAVKGVWETRSHEIAQQIAVGLYPTLQVSPETLAATDAWLASAEPNAALRRLVSESRAGVERALRAQTADAQA; encoded by the coding sequence GTGCCAGGCACGAATCTGACCCGTGAAGAGGCTCAGCAGCGCGCGAAGCTGCTCAGTGTCGACTCGTACGAGATCGAACTCGATCTCAGCGGCGCGCAGGAGGGTGGCACCTACCCCTCCGTGACCACCGTGCGCTTCCAGTCCGCCGAGGCCGGCGCCGAGACCTTCATCGACCTGGTCGCTCCGGCCGTGCACGAGGTCGTCCTCAACGGCAAGTCCCTCGACGTGGCGGCCGTCTTCCGGGATTCCCGGATCGCGCTCGCGCACCTGGCCGCCGGGGCCAACGAGCTCCGCGTCGTCGCCGACTGCGCGTACACGAACACCGGTGAGGGTCTGCACCGCTTCGTCGACCCGGTCGACGAGCAGGCGTACCTGTACACCCAGTTCGAGGTGCCGGACGCGCGCCGCGTGTTCGCGAGCTTCGAGCAGCCCGACCTGAAGGCGACGTTCCGGTTCACCGTGACGGCCCCCGCGGGCTGGACGGTCATCTCGAACTCCCCGACACCGGATGCTCCCGCCGACAACGTCTGGCGCTTCGAGCCCACCCCGCGCATCTCCACGTACATCACGGCCCTGATCGTGGGCCCGTACCACGCGGTGCACAGCTCCTACGAGGGCGCGGACGGGCAGTCCGTCCCGCTCGGCATCTACTGCCGTCCCTCGCTCGCCGAGTTCCTCGACGCCGACGAGATCTTCGACGTGACCCGGCAGGGCTTCACCTGGTTCCAGGAGAAGTTCGCGTACGACTACCCGTTCGCGAAGTACGACCAGCTCTTCGTGCCGGAGTTCAACGCGGGCGCGATGGAGAACGCGGGCGCGGTCACCATCCGCGACCAGTACGTCTTCCGCTCGAAGGTGACGGACGCGGCGTACGAGACGCGCGCCGAGACGATCCTGCACGAGCTCGCGCACATGTGGTTCGGCGACCTCGTCACCATGGAGTGGTGGAACGACCTGTGGCTGAACGAGTCGTTCGCCACCTACACCTCCATCGCCTGCCAGGCGTACGCGGAGGGCTCGAAGTGGCCGCACGCCTGGACCTCCTTCGCCAACTCCATGAAGACCTGGGCGTACCGGCAGGACCAGCTGCCCTCCACGCACCCGATCATGGCCGACATCCGTGACCTGGACGACGTCCTGGTCAACTTCGACGGCATCACGTACGCCAAGGGCGCCTCGGTCCTCAAGCAGCTCGTGGCCTACGTCGGCCAGGACGCCTTCTTCAAGGGTGTGCAGGCGTACTTCAAGGCGCACGCCTTCGGGAACACGCGGCTGTCGGACCTGCTGGGCGCCCTGGAGGAGACCTCCGGCCGCGATCTGACCGCCTGGTCGAAGGCGTGGCTGGAGACGGCCGGCATCAACATCCTGCGCCCCGAGATCGAGACGGACGAGAACGGCTCCATCACCGCCTTCGCCGTCCGCCAGGAGGCCCCGGCGCTGCCCGCCGGTGCCAAGGGCGAGCCGGTCCTGCGCCCGCACCGCATCGCGGTCGGCCTGTACGACCTGGCCGACGGCAAGCTGGTGCGCGGCGAGCGGATCGAGCTGGACATCGACGGCGACCTCACCGCCGTGCCGGAGCTGATCGGCCGGACCCGTCCGGCCGTGGTCCTGCTGAACGACGACGACCTGTCGTACGCCAAGGTCCGCCTCGACGAGGTGTCCCTCGCCAACGTCACCGCGCACCTGGGCGACTTCACCGAATCGCTGCCGCGCGCGCTGTGCTGGGCCTCGGCCTGGGACATGACCCGCGACGGCGAACTGGCCACCCGCGACTACCTGGCCCTCGTCCTGTCGGGCATCGGCAAGGAATCGGACATCGGCGTCGTCCAGTCGCTGCACCGCCAGGTCAAGCTGGCCATCGAGCTGTACGCCGACCCGGCGTGGCGCGACCAGGGCCTGGCCACCTGGACGGAGGCCTCGCTGGAGCACCTGCGCGCGGCCGAGCCGGGCAGCGACCACCAGCTGGCGTGGGCCCGCGCCTTCGCGGCGACGGCCCGTACCGAGGAGCAGCTGACCTACCTGGCGGCGCTGCTGGACGGCTCGGCGGAGGTCAAGGGTCTGGCCGTGGACACCGAGCTGCGCTGGGCGTTCCTGGAGCGCCTGGTCGCCACCGGCGTCGCCGACGAGGCGGCCATCGCGGCCGAGCTGGAGCGGGACAAGACCGCGGCGGGCGAGCGGCACGCGGCGACCGCCCGCGCGGCGCGTCCGACGGCGGAGGCCAAGGCCGAGGCCTGGGCTTCGGTCGTCGAGGGCGACTCGCTCCCGAACGCGGTGCAGGAGGCGGTGATCGGCGGCTTCGTCCAGACCGACCAGCGCGAGCTCCTCGCCCCGTACACGGCGAAGTACTTCGCGGCGGTCAAGGGGGTCTGGGAGACCCGGAGCCACGAGATCGCGCAGCAGATCGCGGTGGGGCTCTACCCGACCCTCCAGGTCTCCCCGGAGACCCTCGCGGCGACGGACGCCTGGCTGGCCTCGGCCGAGCCGAACGCGGCCCTGCGGCGTCTCGTCTCCGAGTCCCGCGCCGGCGTAGAGCGGGCGCTGCGCGCCCAGACGGCGGACGCCCAGGCCTGA